One Desulfobulbus oligotrophicus DNA segment encodes these proteins:
- a CDS encoding helix-turn-helix domain-containing protein — protein MALKTTPFDVAESLVPNEVVNLTFDREWTPMRAWREYLGLTQAEVATRAGITQAAYAQMETVERPRMATLKKIAQALGITPDQLNF, from the coding sequence ATGGCCCTGAAAACTACTCCGTTTGACGTTGCCGAATCCCTGGTACCGAACGAAGTGGTCAACCTCACCTTCGACCGCGAGTGGACCCCCATGCGGGCCTGGCGCGAATACCTTGGGTTGACCCAGGCGGAAGTGGCAACCAGGGCAGGAATCACCCAAGCTGCCTATGCCCAAATGGAGACGGTCGAGCGGCCCAGAATGGCAACCCTGAAAAAAATCGCGCAAGCGCTGGGCATCACTCCCGACCAGCTCAACTTTTAA
- a CDS encoding type II toxin-antitoxin system HicA family toxin produces MSKHQKIIDLLRSKKAPPGIKWTELKSLLEHFGYVMLKPKGGGSSRKFYHKQKDILFICHQPHPSPCVDKGCIADVSEHLRENEFI; encoded by the coding sequence ATGTCCAAACATCAAAAAATAATAGACCTGCTTCGGTCAAAAAAAGCTCCTCCTGGTATAAAATGGACAGAGCTTAAATCACTTCTCGAACATTTTGGTTATGTTATGCTCAAACCAAAAGGAGGGGGGTCAAGCAGGAAATTTTATCATAAACAAAAAGATATATTGTTTATCTGTCACCAGCCACATCCGAGCCCGTGCGTTGATAAGGGGTGCATCGCTGACGTGTCTGAACACCTGAGGGAAAATGAATTTATTTAA
- a CDS encoding helix-turn-helix domain-containing protein codes for MPKMEDDIKTGLASKNITQASIAKMLGVKPSSVHNVITGKRATPRIRQAVAMALGKPVEEVFPVTKEKA; via the coding sequence ATGCCTAAAATGGAAGATGATATTAAAACTGGGTTGGCATCTAAAAATATCACCCAGGCCAGCATTGCAAAGATGCTTGGCGTAAAACCGTCAAGTGTCCACAACGTCATTACCGGGAAACGGGCGACGCCGAGAATTAGGCAGGCAGTTGCCATGGCCCTCGGCAAACCGGTCGAAGAAGTTTTCCCCGTCACCAAGGAGAAAGCATGA
- a CDS encoding helix-turn-helix domain-containing protein, translating to MQEKNQANVKERLQILCDSKNIKNIRELAVLLGVKDGRLYSWIKRNEIVNPKLILGKFSNINEEWLCTGIGEAFVVDQPLKNGRQFEENRVKKGHSNELNSLSRLRFKTQCGAVYFDDFFDFVAEKYGENKEGVGEFMEWLTEYHSEYREWIAEKKRTGENVVSGPPSKVSGAGK from the coding sequence ATGCAAGAAAAAAATCAGGCAAACGTTAAAGAAAGATTGCAAATCCTTTGCGATTCAAAAAATATTAAAAATATTCGAGAACTTGCCGTGTTGCTGGGGGTAAAAGACGGTAGGCTTTATTCGTGGATAAAACGGAATGAAATCGTCAATCCCAAATTGATATTAGGCAAGTTTTCGAACATTAACGAAGAATGGCTCTGCACAGGGATAGGCGAAGCGTTTGTTGTTGATCAGCCTCTAAAAAATGGCCGTCAATTTGAAGAAAATCGAGTTAAGAAAGGGCACAGCAATGAATTGAACTCTTTAAGTCGACTACGATTTAAAACGCAGTGCGGGGCTGTCTATTTCGATGATTTTTTTGATTTTGTTGCAGAAAAATACGGGGAAAACAAAGAAGGGGTTGGCGAATTTATGGAGTGGCTCACGGAGTATCACAGCGAATACAGAGAGTGGATTGCAGAAAAAAAACGGACCGGCGAAAATGTGGTATCTGGACCCCCATCGAAAGTGTCTGGTGCTGGTAAGTAA
- a CDS encoding thermonuclease family protein, which yields MEVIPEARQAPKKEQSVRVVGVTDGDTLRVVIEGQEVKIRLYGIDAPESGQAFGKASQQALKQITSGRQISIKVLDRDRYGRLVALVFADGANVNEAMVASGFAWAYPQYCKQSFCNEWGRNQTMAKDNRKGLWQDGTPTPPWDWRHRR from the coding sequence ATGGAAGTTATTCCAGAGGCCCGGCAGGCTCCGAAGAAAGAACAAAGCGTGCGAGTTGTGGGGGTGACCGACGGCGACACATTGCGCGTTGTCATCGAGGGCCAAGAGGTAAAAATACGCCTTTACGGTATCGATGCCCCTGAAAGCGGACAAGCATTCGGTAAAGCATCACAGCAAGCGCTGAAACAGATAACCTCCGGCAGACAAATTAGTATCAAGGTGCTTGATCGGGATCGATATGGAAGGCTGGTAGCATTGGTTTTTGCGGACGGCGCCAACGTGAACGAAGCAATGGTTGCCTCCGGTTTTGCGTGGGCTTACCCACAATACTGCAAACAATCGTTTTGCAACGAGTGGGGGCGTAATCAAACAATGGCCAAGGATAATCGCAAGGGACTATGGCAAGACGGAACCCCTACACCTCCATGGGACTGGAGGCATAGAAGGTAA
- a CDS encoding DNA primase family protein: MSEREIARQVEERAAGLLPPPSPELEIDDQFVLDCLDANERGDGLLYAARNRGSFIFNSTPKDGQWLRWGGNVWEDDEFRDSFDAVEKVALNYEDQALALEKRLEEQHKDKRPKKGDKDYWMVQLISKLRKRVDRLRSESGAKKALVWAPVVDRSMACRELDMDRHPWLLPCVNGVIDLKTGVLLPGRPGDLLTKAITVPYDPHADYTEWATVLDDITGSPEVSAFLKRFFGYAITGHSYEQYIAVFIGRGRNGKGVLFSLLSSVLGPYYHVISPAMLTEQKVDPSINAASEHKYALLGKRLVVAGETKRGQRVDAGNLKGLTGDDQIECRPNFGKVVVFDPTHTLCLHTNHMPTGMGTDFALIQRLLKIDFPWSFVDDPEAEAKKYPSMAGSFKKKDPRLKDRLRDNLTGILTWLVEGCREWQERGLDPPEQLLKSAEELAASEDYMKEFLTDCLVIYPDDPARQISFPTLYQCFLWWWGNNRGDVKKAPANRTVAKDMRERGYELVKIGGKLVVLGVMYNPEVSHELANLG; this comes from the coding sequence ATGAGTGAACGGGAGATTGCACGGCAGGTTGAGGAGCGGGCGGCCGGGCTGTTGCCTCCTCCTAGTCCAGAGTTGGAGATCGATGATCAGTTCGTGCTCGACTGCCTTGATGCCAACGAGCGTGGCGACGGCTTATTGTATGCGGCACGAAATCGCGGGTCCTTCATTTTCAACTCCACTCCAAAAGACGGCCAATGGTTGCGCTGGGGCGGGAATGTCTGGGAGGACGACGAATTCCGCGACAGCTTTGATGCGGTGGAGAAGGTGGCTCTTAACTATGAGGATCAGGCCCTGGCCTTGGAAAAACGTCTCGAAGAGCAACATAAGGACAAGCGCCCCAAGAAGGGCGATAAAGATTATTGGATGGTGCAGTTGATTTCGAAGCTGCGCAAGCGGGTCGACCGGTTGCGCAGCGAGAGCGGCGCCAAGAAAGCGCTGGTATGGGCGCCGGTAGTCGACCGTTCAATGGCCTGTCGTGAGCTTGACATGGACCGCCACCCATGGCTATTACCCTGCGTCAACGGGGTAATTGATCTCAAAACCGGGGTGCTGCTTCCCGGCCGGCCCGGGGATCTCCTCACCAAAGCCATCACCGTGCCCTACGATCCCCATGCCGATTACACCGAGTGGGCCACCGTCCTTGACGATATCACCGGATCCCCCGAAGTCTCCGCCTTCCTCAAACGATTTTTCGGCTACGCGATCACCGGCCACAGTTACGAACAATACATCGCGGTGTTCATCGGTCGCGGCCGCAACGGCAAGGGTGTGCTGTTCAGCCTGCTCTCATCGGTACTCGGCCCTTACTACCACGTCATTTCGCCGGCGATGCTCACCGAGCAGAAGGTTGACCCCTCGATCAACGCCGCCAGCGAGCATAAATATGCCCTCCTGGGTAAGCGCCTGGTGGTGGCCGGGGAGACCAAGCGCGGCCAGAGGGTCGATGCCGGCAACCTCAAAGGCCTGACCGGTGATGATCAGATAGAGTGTCGTCCCAACTTCGGCAAAGTGGTGGTGTTCGATCCAACCCATACCCTCTGCCTGCACACCAACCACATGCCGACAGGGATGGGTACCGACTTCGCTCTGATCCAGCGGCTGCTCAAGATCGATTTTCCATGGTCGTTTGTCGATGATCCGGAGGCGGAGGCAAAAAAATACCCATCCATGGCCGGCAGTTTCAAGAAAAAGGATCCACGGCTCAAAGACCGCCTGCGCGACAACCTCACCGGCATACTCACCTGGCTGGTCGAGGGGTGCCGCGAGTGGCAGGAGCGCGGCCTCGATCCGCCGGAGCAGCTGCTCAAAAGCGCCGAGGAACTGGCCGCCAGCGAGGATTACATGAAGGAATTCCTTACCGACTGCCTGGTCATCTACCCGGATGATCCGGCCCGCCAGATATCATTCCCGACGCTCTACCAGTGCTTCCTCTGGTGGTGGGGCAACAACCGGGGCGATGTCAAGAAGGCACCGGCGAACCGCACCGTTGCCAAGGATATGCGCGAGCGCGGATACGAGCTGGTCAAAATCGGCGGCAAGCTGGTGGTCCTTGGCGTGATGTATAATCCGGAGGTGTCACATGAGCTGGCCAATCTGGGGTAA